A stretch of Synechococcus sp. WH 8020 DNA encodes these proteins:
- a CDS encoding bifunctional ADP-dependent NAD(P)H-hydrate dehydratase/NAD(P)H-hydrate epimerase: MVWPPFDADHWLVSAEQMLALEQEWLGSGLPVAALMEAVGQAMADWCLQRRKRLEQGVLVLVGPGHNGGDGLVVARRLIAAGVEVRLWAPLPLRQLLTQEHWRHLEWLGAIVLETQPDPRDSALWVEALFGLGQHRPLPEGLALLFSERERVQPGRLISLDVPAGMHSNHGRMQAGGGAVASDTLCVGLVKRGLVQDAALANAGCVHRLDPGVPRQLIDQRDASAVLRVMAKDLVTLPVPQDSPMAMKYQRGRVLVLAGSERYRGAAVLAAHGAMASGVGSLKAALPEAVAELIWQWIPELVVSASLPATASRGLAWGPWLAHADLTRLDALLLGPGVGALEGHWDAWAEPLVSFQGLLVLDADGLNALAGSKQGWRWLCRREFPTWITPHRSEFARLFPDFSGREPLESAQWAAAESGAVVLLKGAHSLIADPNGVVHQLVDTSVQSARAGLGDLLAGFAVGWGARCLACGEESRGTALAAAALLHAEAARTSEDASSANEIAKTLAELTRQICAN; the protein is encoded by the coding sequence TTGGTCTGGCCTCCTTTTGATGCGGATCACTGGCTCGTCAGTGCAGAGCAAATGTTGGCACTGGAGCAGGAATGGCTGGGGAGTGGTTTGCCTGTTGCCGCCTTGATGGAAGCCGTCGGCCAGGCGATGGCTGATTGGTGTCTTCAGCGCCGGAAGCGACTCGAGCAGGGCGTTTTGGTGTTAGTGGGACCGGGCCACAACGGTGGTGATGGGCTTGTGGTGGCGAGACGGTTGATCGCTGCCGGAGTGGAGGTGAGGCTGTGGGCCCCTCTGCCGCTCCGGCAATTGCTCACCCAAGAGCATTGGCGTCATCTGGAGTGGCTTGGGGCAATTGTTCTGGAGACGCAGCCGGATCCGAGGGACTCAGCTCTGTGGGTGGAGGCACTGTTTGGGTTGGGACAACATCGTCCACTCCCTGAGGGTTTGGCGCTGTTGTTTTCCGAACGCGAGCGTGTTCAGCCGGGTCGGTTAATCAGTTTGGATGTGCCTGCTGGGATGCATTCCAATCACGGCCGGATGCAGGCCGGCGGTGGGGCGGTGGCCTCCGACACGTTGTGCGTGGGTCTGGTGAAACGCGGGTTGGTTCAGGACGCAGCTCTGGCCAACGCGGGTTGTGTGCATCGTTTGGACCCTGGCGTTCCGCGCCAGTTGATTGATCAACGGGATGCATCTGCTGTGCTGCGAGTGATGGCAAAAGATCTGGTGACTCTGCCAGTTCCTCAAGATTCGCCAATGGCCATGAAATATCAGCGAGGCCGCGTCTTGGTACTCGCAGGTAGCGAGCGCTATCGCGGCGCAGCCGTTCTGGCGGCGCATGGGGCGATGGCGAGTGGCGTGGGAAGTCTGAAAGCCGCGTTGCCAGAAGCCGTGGCTGAGCTCATCTGGCAGTGGATTCCTGAGTTGGTGGTGTCGGCCTCGTTGCCAGCAACCGCATCGAGAGGATTGGCTTGGGGACCATGGCTGGCTCATGCAGATCTAACCCGCTTGGATGCGTTGTTGCTGGGCCCTGGTGTTGGAGCGCTCGAAGGGCATTGGGATGCCTGGGCAGAACCCTTGGTTTCGTTTCAAGGGCTACTCGTGCTGGATGCGGATGGGCTCAACGCCTTGGCCGGCTCAAAGCAAGGCTGGCGTTGGCTTTGCCGGCGTGAATTCCCAACCTGGATCACCCCACATCGCAGTGAATTCGCAAGGCTTTTCCCTGATTTCAGTGGTCGGGAACCGCTGGAGAGTGCGCAATGGGCAGCAGCAGAGAGCGGAGCGGTTGTGCTGCTTAAGGGTGCTCACTCATTGATTGCCGATCCGAATGGTGTGGTGCATCAACTCGTGGATACGTCTGTTCAGTCGGCTCGTGCGGGCCTTGGAGATCTGTTGGCTGGATTTGCCGTTGGCTGGGGTGCGCGTTGCCTGGCGTGTGGAGAGGAGTCGCGGGGCACGGCCCTTGCCGCCGCGGCTTTATTGCACGCCGAAGCGGCAAGAACCAGTGAAGATGCCAGTAGTGCCAATGAGATTGCGAAAACCCTTGCTGAGCTCACCCGTCAGATTTGCGCCAATTAA
- a CDS encoding RNA polymerase sigma factor, RpoD/SigA family, producing MSWYLATIGRIPLLTAAEEIELGNQVQKFMELTQDGTVSPDSEEFSSKDRRMIRVGQRAKQRMMKANLRLVVSVAKKYQGKGLELLDLIQEGSLGLERAVEKFDPTRGYKFSTYAFWWIRQSMTRAIACQSRTIRLPVHLSERLTTIRKVSLDLAHKLGAMPSRLEISEALDMPVEELDSLLRQALTTSSLDAPVNGEDGRSFLGDLIADSSAEEPLDKVEQRIHHEQLGRWLSHLSEQEQHVLTLRFGLNGNERHTLAQIGRLLDVSRERVRQVELKSLRKLRNLTRRMSPTF from the coding sequence ATGAGTTGGTATTTGGCGACGATTGGCCGAATACCACTGTTGACCGCTGCTGAAGAAATTGAGCTTGGCAATCAGGTCCAGAAGTTCATGGAGCTGACCCAGGACGGAACAGTTTCTCCCGACAGCGAAGAGTTCAGCTCCAAGGACCGCCGCATGATTCGCGTTGGCCAGCGTGCCAAGCAGCGGATGATGAAGGCCAACCTACGCCTTGTTGTGAGTGTCGCGAAGAAATATCAAGGCAAAGGTCTTGAGCTTCTCGATCTCATTCAAGAGGGCTCCCTTGGCTTGGAACGGGCGGTTGAGAAGTTTGATCCAACGCGTGGATATAAGTTTTCCACCTACGCCTTTTGGTGGATCCGTCAGAGCATGACCCGGGCGATTGCTTGTCAGTCACGCACGATCCGTCTGCCCGTGCATTTGAGCGAGCGTCTCACCACCATCCGCAAAGTGAGTCTGGATCTCGCACACAAGCTGGGTGCGATGCCGAGTCGCCTCGAGATTTCAGAAGCTCTGGACATGCCTGTTGAGGAGCTCGACTCCTTGCTCCGCCAGGCTCTCACGACTAGCAGTCTTGATGCTCCTGTGAATGGAGAGGATGGCCGTAGTTTCCTTGGCGATTTGATTGCCGATTCCTCAGCAGAGGAGCCTCTCGACAAGGTCGAACAGCGCATTCACCACGAACAACTTGGCCGCTGGTTAAGTCACCTGAGTGAGCAGGAGCAACATGTGCTCACTCTGAGGTTTGGTTTAAACGGTAACGAGCGCCACACCCTGGCTCAAATTGGTCGTTTGCTCGATGTCTCGCGTGAACGCGTACGCCAGGTGGAATTGAAGTCACTGCGCAAGCTGCGTAATCTCACTCGTCGGATGTCTCCAACGTTCTGA
- a CDS encoding DUF1311 domain-containing protein yields MPAKAEQQDIQCPGQNTVEMRWCVSKSLKKSNNALEKQLTPKILESWKQATQKVCAAAYRPYLQGSIYPQMVVGCDDRLNRTLLKEFKGLGE; encoded by the coding sequence ATGCCAGCAAAGGCAGAACAACAAGACATTCAGTGCCCGGGACAGAATACGGTTGAGATGAGGTGGTGTGTATCCAAGAGTTTGAAAAAGTCCAACAATGCACTTGAAAAGCAACTGACACCAAAGATTCTTGAGAGCTGGAAACAAGCAACCCAGAAAGTCTGTGCTGCTGCTTATCGACCATATTTACAAGGATCGATCTACCCGCAAATGGTTGTCGGCTGCGATGACCGACTCAATCGTACTCTGCTGAAAGAATTCAAGGGTCTAGGGGAATAA
- a CDS encoding histone deacetylase family protein has translation MVVPLVYHPAYSAPLPSSHRFPMAKFKFLFEALSDLGLMTPQQWHRPLPAPRRWLETVHQRRYHEAFAQGTLDRQAQRRIGLPVTTPLVQRTWLAVGGTLLTARLALENGVACHLAGGTHHAFPDHGSGFCIFNDVAVSARVLLDEGRLQRLMIVDLDVHQGDATALIFAEEPRVFTFSAHSASNFPSRKQSSDCDLPFVDGVEDQAYVAAVGEVLPSLLDRFKPELVLYNAGVDPHRDDRLGRLCLSDRGLLQRDHLVFDACLRRQIPVASVIGGGYDAIEPLVMRHALVFRAAADQERLHGL, from the coding sequence GTGGTCGTCCCCCTCGTTTATCACCCGGCCTACAGCGCACCTCTGCCCTCGAGCCATCGCTTCCCGATGGCGAAGTTCAAGTTCCTATTCGAGGCTTTAAGTGACCTGGGGCTGATGACTCCCCAACAGTGGCATCGACCTCTACCAGCTCCCCGCCGCTGGCTCGAAACAGTTCATCAGCGCCGCTATCACGAGGCCTTTGCGCAAGGCACCCTTGATCGCCAAGCTCAGCGCAGGATTGGTCTGCCAGTTACCACTCCCTTGGTACAACGCACGTGGCTGGCTGTTGGAGGAACCCTCCTTACCGCCAGGTTGGCTCTTGAGAATGGTGTGGCCTGCCATCTCGCCGGAGGTACACACCATGCCTTTCCCGATCACGGCAGTGGATTTTGCATCTTCAATGATGTTGCTGTGTCAGCCAGGGTCCTTTTGGATGAGGGGCGGCTGCAGCGCTTGATGATTGTGGACTTGGACGTGCATCAAGGCGATGCCACTGCGCTGATCTTTGCTGAGGAACCGCGGGTCTTCACATTTTCTGCCCACAGCGCATCCAATTTTCCATCACGAAAGCAGAGCAGCGATTGTGATCTGCCATTCGTGGATGGTGTGGAGGATCAGGCTTACGTTGCTGCGGTTGGTGAGGTGCTTCCCTCACTCCTCGATCGCTTTAAGCCTGAGTTGGTGCTTTACAACGCTGGAGTGGATCCGCATCGAGACGATCGACTCGGGAGGCTCTGTTTATCCGATAGGGGACTATTGCAACGCGATCATCTCGTGTTTGATGCCTGCCTGCGTCGTCAGATCCCTGTGGCCAGCGTGATTGGGGGTGGTTACGACGCCATTGAGCCCCTCGTGATGCGTCACGCTCTGGTGTTCAGAGCTGCGGCAGACCAGGAGAGATTGCATGGTCTTTAG
- the pdhA gene encoding pyruvate dehydrogenase (acetyl-transferring) E1 component subunit alpha — translation MSQDIAVGAAAGIDQKLANGASPMGAHAERLSSLVTSQRASVDRETGLALYRDMTLGRRFEDKCAEMYYRGKMFGFVHLYNGQEAVSTGVIGAMKRQHDWFCSTYRDHVHALSAGVPAREVMSELFGKETGCSKGRGGSMHLFSKAHHLLGGFAFIGEGIPVALGAAFTSRYRRDAMGDSSSDSVTAAFFGDGTCNNGQFFECLNMAQLWKLPILFVVENNKWAIGMAHDRATSDPEIWRKAAAFGMAGEEVDGMDVLAVRAAAERAIERARAGEGPTVLECLTYRFRGHSLADPDELRAEEEKQFWAKRDPLKAFERDLVGEGLVSADELRAIEKEIDAEVQDCVDFALNAPEPNSSELTRYIWAED, via the coding sequence ATGAGTCAGGACATCGCAGTAGGCGCAGCGGCGGGCATCGATCAAAAGCTTGCGAATGGCGCGTCCCCGATGGGAGCTCATGCCGAGCGCTTGTCGTCTCTCGTGACCAGTCAAAGAGCCAGCGTGGATCGCGAGACAGGGTTGGCGCTGTACCGCGACATGACCCTGGGTCGCCGTTTTGAAGACAAATGCGCGGAGATGTACTACCGCGGAAAGATGTTTGGTTTCGTTCACCTCTATAACGGCCAAGAAGCGGTGAGTACCGGCGTGATCGGCGCCATGAAGCGTCAACACGACTGGTTTTGCAGCACCTATCGCGATCACGTTCATGCCTTAAGCGCAGGCGTCCCAGCCCGTGAGGTCATGAGTGAATTGTTTGGCAAGGAAACCGGCTGCAGCAAGGGTCGGGGCGGCTCGATGCATTTGTTTTCGAAAGCCCATCACCTGCTGGGCGGTTTTGCGTTTATCGGCGAGGGAATCCCTGTTGCCTTAGGCGCTGCCTTCACCAGTCGCTACAGGCGTGATGCCATGGGCGATTCCAGCAGTGACTCCGTCACCGCAGCCTTTTTTGGAGATGGAACCTGCAACAACGGGCAATTTTTTGAATGCCTCAACATGGCCCAACTTTGGAAGTTGCCCATCCTGTTTGTGGTGGAGAACAACAAGTGGGCCATCGGCATGGCCCATGACCGCGCCACCAGCGATCCGGAAATCTGGCGAAAGGCTGCTGCCTTCGGAATGGCAGGGGAAGAGGTGGATGGTATGGACGTGCTTGCCGTACGAGCCGCTGCTGAACGGGCGATCGAACGGGCACGGGCAGGGGAGGGTCCAACGGTTCTTGAATGCCTCACCTATCGATTCCGAGGTCATTCGCTTGCCGACCCTGATGAACTCCGAGCCGAGGAAGAAAAGCAATTCTGGGCCAAGCGCGATCCCCTCAAGGCCTTTGAACGCGATCTTGTTGGTGAAGGGTTGGTGAGCGCTGATGAACTGCGCGCGATCGAAAAAGAGATTGATGCTGAAGTGCAGGACTGCGTGGACTTTGCCCTCAATGCTCCAGAGCCGAATTCATCAGAGCTCACGCGCTATATCTGGGCGGAAGACTGA